TAATGCGTCCGCGGTTCAGGTCGTAAGGGCTCATTTCGAGCACGACACGATCCTGCGGCAGAATACGAATGTAGTTCTTACGCATTTTGCCGGAAATCGTGGCGAGCACGATGTGCTTGTTCTCGAGTTCAACGCGGAACATCGCGTTAGGCAGTGCTTCCACGACCTGTCCTTCGACTTCAATCACACCGTCTTTTGCCATGTGCCTCTAGTCCTATTCCGTTGGATGATTACTATGGCATATCCGAAGACACACCAACTGTCAACTATATACGCACATACCCCTGTACGAACACTTGGCGTGTCGCACAGGGGTATGGAAACATTGATGTGGTATTTCGGCATCACTCCGGCTTGTTGGCCGGGCCGCCGAACCTACTACTCAAGGTGGCTGATGATACGGCCGCTGATCTCGTCGATGTCGCCGACGCCGTTGACCACGACGAGCAGACCGCGAGATTCGTAGATGTCGAGCAGCGGAGCGGTTTCCTTCTCGTAGGTCTCCAGGCGCTTGGCGATGGCCTCCGGAGTGTCGTCAGCGCGGCCCTGCTCGGCGGCGCGCTTCTTCATACGCTCCAGCAGCACGTCGCGGGCGGCTTCGAGGGCCACCACGTGGTCGAGCGGAGTGTCGAGGTCGGCGAGCATCTCGTCGAGAGCGGTGACCTGGGCGGCGTTACGCGGGTAGCCGTCGAGGATCCAGCCGTTCTTGCAGTCTTCCTTGGCCAGACGATCCTTGACGATCTTGTTGGTCAGGGAGTCAGGAACCAGCTCGCCCTT
The window above is part of the Bifidobacterium longum subsp. infantis ATCC 15697 = JCM 1222 = DSM 20088 genome. Proteins encoded here:
- the infA gene encoding translation initiation factor IF-1; amino-acid sequence: MAKDGVIEVEGQVVEALPNAMFRVELENKHIVLATISGKMRKNYIRILPQDRVVLEMSPYDLNRGRITYRYK
- a CDS encoding adenylate kinase, producing MRLLIMGPQGVGKGTQAALLAEHFNIPTISTGDIFRYNIKNKTELGLEAMSYTDKGELVPDSLTNKIVKDRLAKEDCKNGWILDGYPRNAAQVTALDEMLADLDTPLDHVVALEAARDVLLERMKKRAAEQGRADDTPEAIAKRLETYEKETAPLLDIYESRGLLVVVNGVGDIDEISGRIISHLE